One genomic window of Hippocampus zosterae strain Florida chromosome 12, ASM2543408v3, whole genome shotgun sequence includes the following:
- the eaf2 gene encoding ELL-associated factor 2, which produces MNGTSYANFDNQEHVLKLGETFEKHPKSAYHTVRYDFKPASIDTACEGDLEVGKGEQVTITLPNLEGSSAPVTVFKGSKRSYMKECILIVNHDTGEYRLEKLSSNIAVKKTRAEGSSKIHSRMEQQTSRLGQQMKSNSSGSSGGGSKSLAGSKSSPPKGKTSPTSPLDDIEKELMAEARVMDQMSSASSSNSSSSSSSDDSSSSSDSEDERAGGTGTAMPPTSAVAQNNHSMPVLTTNSRQQDGGGGGGGGGGGGGLMNTLKNDLQLSESGSESD; this is translated from the exons ATGAATGGAACAAGTTACGCGAACTTTGACAACCAGGAACACGTCTTAAAATTGGGGGAGACGTTCGAGAAGCACCCCAAAAGTGCCTATCACACTGTGCGAT ATGATTTCAAACCAGCTTCGATTGACACGGCCTGTGAAGGTGATCTGGAAGTTGGCAAAGGAGAGCAAGTCACTATCACTTTACCCAATTTAGAG GGTTCTAGTGCCCCAGTGACAGTTTTCAAGGGCTCCAAGCGCTCATACATGAAGGAATGCATCCTCATTGTCAACCATGACACTGGCGAGTACAGACTGGAGAAGCTCAGCAGCAATATTGCAGTCAAGAAGACCCG GGCCGAGGGCAGCAGTAAGATTCATTCCCGCATGGAGCAGCAGACCAGTCGTCTGGGCCAGCAGATGAAGAGCAACAGTAGCGGTAGCAGCGGAGGTGGAAGCAAGAGCTTGGCAGGATCCAAAAGTTCTCCGCCCAAAGGGAAGACGTCGCCCACATCGCCCCTGGATGATATCGAGAAAG AGCTGATGGCGGAGGCTCGCGTCATGGACCAGATGAGCAGTGCCAGTTCCTCCAacagctcctcttcctccagcaGCGATGACAGCTCCAGCAGCAGTGACTCAGAGGATGAGCGGGCCGGTGGCACCGGCACCGCCATGCCCCCGACTTCAGCGGTTGCCCAGAACAACCACAGCATGCCCGTCCTGACCACCAACAGCCGCCAGCAGgatggaggagggggaggaggaggtggcggcggaggaggagggctcATGAACACACTCA AAAACGACCTGCAGTTAAGCGAATCAGGCAGCGAAAGTGACTGA
- the si:dkey-91i10.2 gene encoding uncharacterized protein si:dkey-91i10.2, giving the protein MEPCVSHLLSSAPLPSFPRYRGAAIYRGPQWFPLASRCNSSTLLSNLRHCPGQKGPPDTVPGRSLDVPTGGRLYRSMENLNWNPVLDSGLCSSSEFIVGYTATSHWYDGPPDGSKLASLEYYPQHSPRRKDVPSFPQLLFPSGIEEWDARKGLREKLRLQSARSATDPPKTQPLRTTDSFPIEVNSGCRPVGGMRLTCPQEIKQEVLRRLELRRQNSSPNLALHGAPSSPKSRPVSQTAVPILGGDNGHRQSVSTGHLYIPTFEEFKRMRMKERNQESAAGSEDSGLPTSKTGLGSPIRTGPSPRTPLQASSQGEAGDNGRRRRSSLEPVGSVLFPPGKDHKGRPSSCCPALLLEGTDLTSYGAKIYKMKDGLIGSALDLIKKSCSADISSEAPVRLSAERDRDAPDAPHQPSAAVAMATAAGAEAGHQTPTEEEEEDDGGEGEEAGECTPGACRRSSSDTTSERFQATGSEGAQERSQKADGCRLRSHRSYPMPADAAGRKQPEMKAKMENNAPHGGHHRRERDSAPAVLRGHSEPPGEERPAGPDDRPASDRRRARARHHRWSTISSLSADSGVVGLSEEDDNGAEPRRRRRGVEVERADSGIGPGLSRAWKRPSLCSDCGRRDETSEGRSACERCAKLRTERKEAVLEFLNTESSYGEDLRIIKEEFYGPMRSAGLLGAEQLAVVFANVQELADVNERFTEHLQDAIEHALDQGDEDLLTVSVGEIFLEFVNMLPAFQTYCLQQSASVNMLNALEKEKELLRIFLDVSQNDNTALRRMNLRSFLMAPLQRVTKYPLLLSRLLKVTPEKHPEFGRLREAKNRVEAHLEHINTKTKQQDGNGMASWSLRSFRRDSRKNREPVDAEMREASMKTLGWTREDTRFVMEGPLQLSQPADGQWVKKGSKALKFQNVQSLLMVRTRPGAEQAGESVQDGVLVLIKDKSSGKFAVMREPIRLANCVVSMDPECQDTFEVLDIRRESFVFRATDKSRTQNWFHQMKRYARDLGTWRKRRNALPNIMINTNQSRS; this is encoded by the exons ATGGAACCCTGCGTCTCCCACCTCCTGTCCAGCGCCCCACTTCCCAGCTTCCCCCGGTACCGAGGCGCCGCCATCTATCGTGGACCTCAGTGGTTCCCGCTTGCGTCCAGGTGTAACAGCAGCACCTTGCTGTCCAATTTGAGACATTGCCCTGGTCAAAAGGGGCCCCCGGACACTGTGCCGGGACGTTCTCTCGATGTTCCAACGGGGGGCAGGCTATACCGGAGCATGGAAAACTTGAACTGGAACCCAGTTCTGGATTCAGGTCTGTGCTCATCCAGTGAGTTTATTGTGGGCTACACGGCCACCAGTCACTGGTACGACGGGCCCCCAGATGGGTCCAAGCTGGCGAGTCTGGAATACTACCCCCAACATAGTCCCCGTAGGAAGGATGTGCCCAGTTTCCCACAATTGCTTTTCCCCAGTGGAATAGAGGAATGGGACGCCAGGAAAGGTCTGCGGGAAAAGCTTCGCCTCCAAAGTGCACGGTCAGCAACGGACCCTCCGAAGACCCAACCCCTGCGTACCACGGACTCCTTCCCCATCGAAGTGAACTCGGGGTGTCGGCCGGTGGGCGGCATGCGTCTGACCTGTCCCCAGGAGATTAAACAGGAAGTCCTGAGGAGACTTGAACTGCGCCGGCAGAACAGCAGCCCCAACCTGGCTCTCCACGGGGCACCGAGTAGTCCAAAGTCGCGACCGGTGTCCCAAACTGCGGTTCCCATCTTGGGTGGGGACAACGGACACCGGCAAAGCGTTTCCACAGGCCACCTGTATATCCCCACATTCGAGGAGTtcaagaggatgaggatgaaggagcggaaccaggagtcCGCAGCAGGTTCCGAGGACTCTGGTCTTCCCACCTCTAAGACCGGACTGGGTTCGCCGATCCGCACAGGCCCCTCTCCAAGGACCCCATTGCAAGCGTCAAGTCAGGGAGAAGCCGGCGATAATGGGCGGCGTCGGAGGTCCAGTCTGGAACCGGTCGGTTCGGTTCTGTTCCCACCCGGCAAGGACCACAAAGGGCGGCCGTCCAGTTGCTGCCCTGCGCTGCTCCTGGAGGGAACGGACCTGACCAGCTACGGGGCCAAGATCTACAAAATGAAGGACGGCCTCATTGGCTCAGCTCTGGACCTCATAAAAAAGAG CTGCAGTGCAGACATTTCCTCCGAGGCCCCCGTCAGACTGTCAGCTGAGCGGGACAGAGACGCCCCCGACGCCCCCCACCAGCCCTCTGCCgccgtcgccatggcaaccgcgGCAGGAGCCGAGGCTGGCCACCAGACACctacagaagaagaagaagaagacgacggcGGCGAAGGCGAAGAAGCGGGAGAATGT ACGCCAGGTGCCTGCCGGCGTTCCAGCTCAGACACGACATCCGAGCGATTCCAGGCAACTGGATCGGAGGGTGCGCAGGAGCGGTCGCAGAAGGCTGACGGGTGTCGCTTGCGATCGCACCGCAGCTACCCCATGCCGGCAGATGCCGCCGGTCGCAAACAGCCCGAGATGAAGGCCAAGATGGAGAACAACGCGCCCCATGGAGGACATCATCGGAGGGAGAGAGACAGCG CTCCGGCAGTGCTTCGCGGTCACTCGGAGCCGCCCGGCGAGGAGCGCCCGGCGGGTCCGGACGACCGTCCGGCGTCGGATCGCCGGAGGGCCCGCGCCCGTCATCACCGATGGAGCACCATCAGTAGCCTGAGCGCCGACAGCGGCGTGGTGGGTCTCAGCGAGGAGGACGACAACGGCGCCGAgccccggcggcggcggcgcggcgtGGAAGTGGAGCGGGCCGACAGCGGCATCGGACCGGGTCTCTCCCGGGCCTGGAAGAGACCCTCGTTGTGCAGCGACTGCGGTCGGCGAGACGAGACTTCGGAGGGCCGCAGCGCATGCGAGCGTTGCGCCAAACTGCGGACGGAACGTAAAGAAGCCGTGTTGGAGTTCCTGAACACGGAGAGCAGCTACGGCGAGGACCTGAGGATCATCAAGGAGGAGTTCTACGGACCCATGCGCAGCGCCGGCCTGCTGGGCGCCGAGCAGCTGGCGGTGGTCTTCGCCAACGTCCAGGAGTTGGCGGACGTGAACGAGAGGTTCACGGAACATCTGCAGGACGCCATTGAACATGCCCTGGACCAG GGAGATGAGGATCTGCTGACGGTATCCGTCGGCGAGATCTTCCTGGAGTTCGTGAACATGCTGCCGGCCTTCCAGACGTACTGCCTACAACAGTCGGCCTCGGTGAACATGCTCAACGcgctggagaaggagaaggaactGCTCAG GATCTTCCTTGACGTCTCCCAGAACGACAACACGGCGTTGCGTCGCATGAACCTGCGCTCGTTCCTCATGGCGCCTCTTCAGCGTGTCACCAAGTACCCTCTGCTGCTCAGCCGCCTCCTCAAAGTCACTCCGGAGAAGCACCCGGAATTCGGGAGGCTCCGTGAGGCCAAGAACCGCGTGGAGGCCCACCTGGAGCACATCAACACCAAGACCAAGCAGCAGGACGGGAACGGTATGGCCTCCTGGTCCCTGCGATCCTTCCGCCGCGACAGCCGCAAGAATCGGGAGCCGGTGGACGCCGAAATGCGGGAGGCGTCCATGAAGACTCTGGGTTGGACCCGGGAAGACACCCGCTTCGTCATGGAGGGACCCTTGCAGCTCTCGCAGCCGGCCGACGGGCAGTGGGTGAAGAAGGGGAGCAAGGCGCTCAAGTTCCAAAACGTTCAGAGTCTGCTCATGGTGAGGACGCGGCCCGGGGCGGAGCAAGCGGGAGAAAGCGTCCAAGACGGAGTTCTGGTTCTGATCAAGGACAAGAGCAGCGGCAAGTTCGCCGTCATGCGCGAGCCAATCCGGCTGGCCAACTGCGTGGTGTCCATGGACCCCGAGTGCCAGGATACTTTTGAGGTTCTGGACATCCGGCGGGAGTCGTTTGTTTTTCGGGCCACGGACAAGTCCCGGACGCAGAACTGGTTCCACCAGATGAAGAGGTACGCTCGGGACTTGGGAACCTGGCGCAAGAGACGCAACGCTTTGCCCAATATCATGATCAACACCAATCAAAGTCGGTCCTGA